One Deltaproteobacteria bacterium genomic window carries:
- a CDS encoding ABC transporter substrate-binding protein, which translates to MRPNNGSEDIVKARRLTTYALAALVLLFFSALPATLHAQKIKVGYWTSGFSLGFGAVMEQLKFAEKEGLDVEWVKFAEVNGPTRAIVTNSIDLAFAAPSTNSMAVAADGVPVKIVLATQIAEAQIVVLDNSPIKSVAELKGKKIGMSPAGSATHALATAIFDQNFNIKPHEFTVVPGNEARLAQFLTQREIDAAVIRSVTIAQMDEVKLRYLAPVVDEWKKLTKGNAAPILAVTIVYSDYLAKNAQAVAKFIAAARKAVDYGSKNKPRVAELLQKVANMNSTDARAYADQWDGAYMATFEPQDITSLKRMHEIVKAEGGIKKDPPESAFDAGAYQLSKKIK; encoded by the coding sequence ATGCGCCCAAACAACGGTTCGGAGGATATCGTGAAAGCTAGAAGACTAACCACATACGCGCTCGCCGCATTGGTATTGTTATTTTTCAGTGCGCTCCCAGCGACGCTCCACGCGCAGAAAATCAAGGTCGGTTATTGGACCAGCGGATTTAGCCTGGGCTTTGGCGCGGTGATGGAGCAGCTCAAATTCGCCGAGAAGGAAGGCCTCGACGTCGAGTGGGTCAAGTTCGCCGAAGTCAACGGTCCGACCCGCGCCATCGTCACCAACTCCATCGACTTGGCTTTCGCCGCGCCGTCGACCAACTCCATGGCGGTCGCCGCCGATGGCGTACCGGTAAAAATCGTCCTGGCGACGCAGATCGCTGAAGCCCAGATCGTCGTTCTCGACAACTCGCCGATCAAAAGCGTCGCCGAATTGAAGGGCAAAAAGATCGGCATGTCGCCCGCCGGCAGCGCCACCCACGCGCTGGCCACGGCGATATTCGATCAGAACTTCAACATCAAGCCCCATGAATTCACCGTCGTGCCGGGCAACGAAGCGCGGCTGGCGCAGTTCCTCACGCAGCGGGAAATTGACGCAGCGGTGATCCGCTCGGTGACCATCGCGCAAATGGACGAAGTCAAACTACGCTACTTGGCGCCGGTCGTCGACGAATGGAAAAAACTCACCAAGGGAAACGCCGCGCCCATCCTGGCAGTGACCATCGTCTACAGTGACTACCTGGCGAAAAACGCCCAAGCCGTAGCGAAGTTCATCGCCGCGGCGCGCAAAGCCGTCGACTATGGTTCGAAGAATAAACCCAGGGTCGCCGAGCTGCTGCAAAAAGTCGCCAACATGAACAGCACCGACGCGCGCGCCTATGCCGACCAATGGGACGGCGCCTACATGGCGACCTTCGAGCCCCAAGACATCACGTCGCTCAAGCGTATGCATGAGATCGTCAAGGCCGAAGG